The following proteins are co-located in the Chaetodon trifascialis isolate fChaTrf1 chromosome 14, fChaTrf1.hap1, whole genome shotgun sequence genome:
- the tmed8 gene encoding protein TMED8 isoform X1 has product MERSEASSELQSRLSSLSFSSFPGLTSKQCDNRPLDRLQNTDLSQSSSQSKTHADMAETKEDSGKHTEGNQAAPAELAPGEGGEETDGAGSCPLSTEIKAQMPPLKPPTTWTSAALKELKAKLRTEEDSVVTVYRGDIMTVHVPTVPEAKKVCWEFATDGYDIGFGIYFDWTPVTSRSITVHISESSDDEDEEEELEGPVSNGDVEKGSKTQTNSNLAEILPVYRQDSHLCVNGGSHDFPGEGTYLLKFDNSYSLWRNKTLYYRVYYSA; this is encoded by the exons ATGGAGAGATCAGAGGCTTCATCAGAGCTCCAGTCGCGGCTGTCGTCGCTGTCCTTCTCGTCGTTCCCCGGACTGACATCCAAACAGTGCGACAACCGACCTCTGGACAG gcTCCAGAATACAGACCTTTCGCAGAGCTCGTCCCAGTCCAAAACCCACGCTGACATGGCTGAAACCAAGGAGGATTCAGGGAAACACACTGAG GGTAATCAGGCGGCCCCTGCTGAGCTGGCCCCTGGGGAAGGAGGCGAGGAGACCGACGGTGCTGGGAGCTGTCCGCTCTCCACTGAGATAAAAG CCCAGATGCCGCCCCTGAAACCTCCGACGACATGGACATCTGCTGCCCTGAAGGAGCTCAAGGCGAAGCTTCGAACGGAGGAGGACAGCGTGGTGACGGTGTACCGAGGCGACATCATGACAGTCCACGTGCCCACTGTCCCTGAGGCCAAAAAGGTGTGCTGGGAGTTCGCCACGGACGGCTACGACATTGGCTTCGGCATATATTTTGACTGGACGCCTGTCACGAGCCGGTCTATCACTGTGCACATCAGCGAGTCAAGTGATgacgaagatgaagaggaggagctggaag gACCCGTCAGTAATGGAGACGTTGAGAAGGGCTCCAAAACTCAAACCAACTCAAACTTGGCTGAAATCTTACCCGTATACCGCCAGGACAGCCACTTGTGCGTGAACGGGGGGAGCCACGATTTTCCAGGCGAAGGCACGTACCTCCTGAAGTTCGATAACTCCTACTCACTATGGCGAAACAAAACTCTCTACTACAGAGTTTATTACAGTGCCTGA
- the LOC139341843 gene encoding rab9 effector protein with kelch motifs, with the protein MGRLNFYVLWSVRDAPRQFISKSNRASFQVHIPLPLPKHLVIFGLGEWKHSQATISVDVLVSAEAPAQKIGTLSAQARCLTWEGDWRTDLVTVAAERGRKGVYGKIVLTVCGEDEASVFSSTPLVQRKVLFPEPDQDVTDLCCTSNQSTAYDTDKTPRRTVISKKGHLTWSSEDMDSLAEDIDQASTPKKMRLSRMNSREDMAVQIKNENREVCPSKRWSHTMCLSDHDTAILIGGEAADQNYCNDSLWKLELDNDFWFPMNSSASGPMPPCARGHSATYDPDSKSVFVYGGLREGQRYSELYILNTLTWKWRLVTARGNVPNLAYHSAAFYKKELFVFGGVQQSHYSGDKSCSNALYIFNPEFELWYQPIVEGDKPLPRFGHSATLMSQKLIIFGGRKTATYLNDLHILDLGFMEYTAVKCGNMPPLPRGFHAALPVSHNRILVCGGCSAIGALQDVHIFSTDTHMWSSVASPLLCSKPRAGHSMINLGCSIQTDSEKREQGEHVSVRCTLLVFGGSDCSGTFYNDTVKCTVEIPGDK; encoded by the exons ATGGGGAGACTGAACTTTTACGTGCTTTGGTCCGTGCGTGACGCTCCCCGCCAGTTCATTAG CAAATCCAACCGAGCGTCTTTCCAGGTCCACATCCCGCTGCCGCTCCCCAAACACCTGGTCATCTTTGGGCTTGGAGAATGGAAACACAGTCAGGCAACAATCTCAGTAGACGTTCTGGTCAGTGCGGAAGCACCGGCTCAGAAAATCGGTACCCTGTCAGCTCAAGCAAG GTGCCTGACCTGGGAGGGGGACTGGAGGACGGACCTGGTcacagtggcagcagagagaggcaggaagggGGTTTATGGCAAGATAGTGCTCACAGTGTGTGGCGAG GATGAAGCCAGCGTCTTCAGCAGCACTCCTCTGGTTCAAAGGAAGGTTCTGTTCCCAGAACCAGACCAGGACGTGACTGATCTGTGCTGCACGTCAAACCAAAGCACTGCATATGACACG GATAAGACTCCCAGACGGACAGTTATTAGCAAGAAAGGCCATCTGACATGGAGCTCTGAGGACATGGACAGTCTCGCCGAGGACATAGACCAGGCGTCAACCCCCAAGAAAATGAGGCTGTCCAGGATGAACAGCCGAGAAGACATGGCTGTGCAGATAAAGAATGAGAACAGAGAAG TGTGTCCATCAAAGCGCTGGAGCCACACGATGTGTCTGAGTGACCATGACACCGCCATCCTCATCGGAGGGGAGGCGGCAGATCAAAACTACTGCAACGACTCCCTGTGGAAGCTTGAGTTAG ACAATGACTTCTGGTTTCCCATGAACTCCTCTGCCTCTGGACCCATGCCACCGTGCGCCCGAGGACACTCCGCGACCTATGACCCAGACTCGAAGTCCGTCTTCGTCTACGGTGGCCTGAGGGAGGGTCAGCGCTACAGCGAGCTGTACATCCTCAACACTCTGACCTGGAAGTGGAGGCTTGTCACT GCGAGAGGAAATGTTCCAAATTTGGCATATCATTCTGCAGCCTTTTATAAGAAAGAGCTCTTTGTCTTTGGAGGAGTTCAGCAGAGCCATTATTCTGGGGATAAATCCTGCAGTAATGCTCTGTACATCTTTAACCCAGAGTTTGAACTCTGGTACCAGCCGATTGTGGAGGGGGACAAACCTCTGCCTCGGTTCGG ACACTCGGCCACTCTGATGTCGCAGAAGTTGATCATATTTGGGGGACGGAAGACTGCTACCTACCTGAATGATCTCCACATTCTGGATCTGG GCTTCATGGAGTACACAGCTGTGAAGTGTGGGAACATGCCACCACTGCCTCGAGG GTTCCATGCAGCTCTACCAGTTTCACACAACAGGATTTTAGTCTGTGGAGGTTGCAGTGCAATTGGAGCCCTGCAGGACGTACACATCTTCAGCACTG ACACCCACATGTGGAGCTCAGTTGCGTCTCCTCTGCTTTGCTCCAAGCCTCGTGCTGGACACAGCATGATAAACCTGGGCTGCTCCAtccagacagacagcgagaagCGCGAACAGGGCGAACACGTCAGCGTCCGCTGCACATTGCTGGTGTTTGGTGGGTCAGACTGCTCCGGTACCTTCTACAACGACACAGTCAAGTGCACAGTGGAGATTCCTGGTGACAAGTGA
- the tmed8 gene encoding protein TMED8 isoform X2, with protein sequence MERSEASSELQSRLSSLSFSSFPGLTSKQCDNRPLDRLQNTDLSQSSSQSKTHADMAETKEDSGKHTEAAPAELAPGEGGEETDGAGSCPLSTEIKAQMPPLKPPTTWTSAALKELKAKLRTEEDSVVTVYRGDIMTVHVPTVPEAKKVCWEFATDGYDIGFGIYFDWTPVTSRSITVHISESSDDEDEEEELEGPVSNGDVEKGSKTQTNSNLAEILPVYRQDSHLCVNGGSHDFPGEGTYLLKFDNSYSLWRNKTLYYRVYYSA encoded by the exons ATGGAGAGATCAGAGGCTTCATCAGAGCTCCAGTCGCGGCTGTCGTCGCTGTCCTTCTCGTCGTTCCCCGGACTGACATCCAAACAGTGCGACAACCGACCTCTGGACAG gcTCCAGAATACAGACCTTTCGCAGAGCTCGTCCCAGTCCAAAACCCACGCTGACATGGCTGAAACCAAGGAGGATTCAGGGAAACACACTGAG GCGGCCCCTGCTGAGCTGGCCCCTGGGGAAGGAGGCGAGGAGACCGACGGTGCTGGGAGCTGTCCGCTCTCCACTGAGATAAAAG CCCAGATGCCGCCCCTGAAACCTCCGACGACATGGACATCTGCTGCCCTGAAGGAGCTCAAGGCGAAGCTTCGAACGGAGGAGGACAGCGTGGTGACGGTGTACCGAGGCGACATCATGACAGTCCACGTGCCCACTGTCCCTGAGGCCAAAAAGGTGTGCTGGGAGTTCGCCACGGACGGCTACGACATTGGCTTCGGCATATATTTTGACTGGACGCCTGTCACGAGCCGGTCTATCACTGTGCACATCAGCGAGTCAAGTGATgacgaagatgaagaggaggagctggaag gACCCGTCAGTAATGGAGACGTTGAGAAGGGCTCCAAAACTCAAACCAACTCAAACTTGGCTGAAATCTTACCCGTATACCGCCAGGACAGCCACTTGTGCGTGAACGGGGGGAGCCACGATTTTCCAGGCGAAGGCACGTACCTCCTGAAGTTCGATAACTCCTACTCACTATGGCGAAACAAAACTCTCTACTACAGAGTTTATTACAGTGCCTGA
- the noxred1 gene encoding NADP-dependent oxidoreductase domain-containing protein 1, which produces MVDVFADGSSFSFEAGLTEEEKELIHLRARSAGLTVCGCAHALVLCKLVQSLRCLIGLHAADGGSSGEDGDLCVGILGMGHMGKQLLLSLLGKSGIKPSHIKISSRRPESAVEFIQKGVECFFDNRRLAAWADVLFLCCLPSHLPNICADLRSHLSKRCLVYSFTSAVPVSRLTQLLGHDFILKPQYNLEACDSADVWLRCTHLSTALNDPLLIEASCPLTMSGGISLGLNWVCAVLYSLLNICTSAGLGSSDALSLINTVLKEKWPHAEELNTQSFISASYASSLLTEEPFPWISLTDAQTKETPLLCFLSNSKSMQQCISAAYKSLLETPAKSDSYSLM; this is translated from the exons ATGGTGGACGTATTTGCTGATGggagcagtttttcttttgaagcTGGACTgactgaagaggagaaggagttAATTCACCTGCGCGCGCGCTCGGCTGGACTGACAGTTTGCGGGTGCGCGCACGCACTTGTCCTGTGTAAACTTGTCCAGTCACTGAG ATGTCTCATCGGACTTCACGCTGCAGACGGAGGCTCATCAGGGGAAGACGGTGACCTCTGCGTCGGGATACTTGGGATGGGTCACATGGGAAAacagctgctcctctccctccttggAAAGTCTGGCATCAAACCATCACACATTAAGATCTCCAGTAGAAGACCAGAATCCGCAG TGGAGTTCATCCAAAAAGGAGTTGAATGTTTCTTCGACAACCGCAGACTGGCAGCCTGGGCAGACGTCctgttcctctgctgtctgccctCTCACCTCCCCAACATTTGCGCTGATCTCCGCTCTCACCTGTCAAAGCGCTGCCTTGTGTACAGCTTCACCTCCGCTGTGCCCGTCAGCAG aCTAACACAGCTCCTTGGACACGACTTCATTCTGAAACCACAGTATAACCTTGAGGCCTGTGACAGTGCAGATGTGTGGCTGCGCTGCACTCATCTGTCCACAGCTTTGAATGATCCTTTGCTGATAGAGGCATCATGTCCTCTTACAATGAGCG GTGGCATTTCTCTGGGTCTGAACTGGGTGTGTGCAGTGTTGTACAGCCTGCTAAATATCTGCACCTCTGCCGGTCTGGGATCCAGTGATGCGCTCTCTCTGATCAACACTGTCCTTAAAGAGAAATGGCCACACGCTGAGGAATTAAACACACAGAGTTTCATCAGTGCATCTTATGCATCTTCCCTTCTCACAGAGGA GCCTTTTCCCTGGATTTCTCTCACTGATGCCCAGACCAAGGAGACACCactgctgtgctttctgtcaAATAGCAAATCTATGCAACAGTGCATCTCTGCAGCATACAAATCACTGCTGGAGACGCCTGCAAAATCTGACAGTTACTCTCTAATGTAA